A window of the Cryptosporangium minutisporangium genome harbors these coding sequences:
- the gcvP gene encoding aminomethyl-transferring glycine dehydrogenase, with product MTDRPSLASLGAASPFSRRHIGPSAADVATMLDVVGQPSIEALLAAALPASIRLTGPDATLDLPPALSEPEATAQLRAIAARNRPMVQMIGLGYSDTVTPPVIRRNVLESPAWYTAYTPYQPEISQGRLEALLNFQTVVSDLTGLPVAGASLLDEATAAAEAMTLARRAGKKLGTDTFVVDAEVHPQTLAVLRTRAEPLGIDLVVSDLATPPEEPYFGLLVQYPASSGTLRDPRALIAAAHERSALVTVAADLLGLCLLTAPGELGADIAIGSAQRFGVPLGFGGPHAGYMAVAEKLARSLPGRLVGVSRDAAGAPAYRLALQTREQHIRREKATSNICTAQVLLAVMAGAYAVWHGPDGLRQIALRTHRMAAVLAAGLRRLPGATVVTETFFDTVRVSVPGRADDILATAAAAGVNLLRVDADTIGVSCDETTTVEHLRAVWTAVGSDDPELDVAGLDVSTLDVETGDAIPDSLLRTSAYLEHPVFAEHRSETAMLRYLRRLSDRDYALDRGMIPLGSCTMKLNATTEMEPVSWPEFANIHPFAPAEQTAGYGAMIGDLERWLAEVTGYDAVSLQPNAGSQGEFAGLLAIRSYHRDRGEAHRDVCLIPSSAHGTNAASAVMAGLRVAVVGCDSAGNVDLDDLRAKIEQHRDDLAALMVTYPSTHGVYEETITEVCAAVHDAGGQVYVDGANLNALLGFAKPGKFGADVSHLNLHKTFCIPHGGGGPGIGPVAVRSHLAPYLPNHPLRPDAGPETGPGPVSAAPWGSAGILPVPWVYLRLMGAEGLVAATGAAVLAANYVAARLRPHFPVLYAGGTEGSAGLVAHECILDLRPLTKSTGVTVDDVAKRLIDYGFHAPTMSFPVAGTLMVEPTESEDLAELDRFCDAMIAIRAEIDAVAAGTWPKDDNPLANAPHTAAMVTGEWEHPYDRALGAYPAGRTADKYWPPVRRIDGAFGDRNLVCSCPSPEAFAIS from the coding sequence ATGACCGACCGTCCCTCGCTCGCCTCGCTCGGCGCGGCGAGCCCGTTCTCGCGTCGCCACATCGGCCCGTCGGCCGCGGACGTCGCCACGATGCTGGACGTCGTCGGGCAGCCCTCGATCGAGGCGCTGCTGGCCGCGGCGCTCCCGGCCTCGATCCGGCTGACCGGCCCGGACGCCACGCTCGACCTGCCACCGGCGCTGTCGGAGCCCGAGGCGACCGCCCAGCTGCGCGCGATCGCCGCTCGCAACCGGCCGATGGTCCAGATGATCGGGCTCGGTTACTCCGACACGGTCACGCCGCCGGTGATCCGCCGTAACGTCCTGGAGAGCCCGGCCTGGTACACCGCGTACACGCCGTACCAGCCGGAGATCTCGCAGGGCCGCCTGGAGGCGCTGCTCAACTTCCAGACCGTGGTCAGCGACCTGACCGGTCTGCCGGTCGCCGGCGCGTCCCTGCTGGACGAGGCGACCGCGGCCGCGGAGGCGATGACGCTGGCCCGCCGCGCGGGCAAGAAGCTCGGCACCGACACGTTCGTCGTCGACGCCGAGGTGCACCCGCAGACGCTGGCGGTACTGCGCACCCGGGCAGAGCCGCTCGGCATCGATCTGGTGGTCAGCGACCTGGCGACGCCCCCGGAGGAGCCGTACTTCGGACTGCTCGTGCAGTACCCGGCCAGTTCCGGGACGCTGCGCGACCCGAGGGCACTGATCGCCGCCGCGCACGAACGGAGCGCGCTGGTCACGGTCGCGGCCGACCTGCTCGGCCTCTGCCTGCTCACGGCGCCGGGTGAGCTCGGCGCCGACATCGCGATCGGCTCGGCGCAGCGCTTCGGCGTCCCGCTGGGCTTCGGCGGCCCGCACGCCGGGTACATGGCGGTGGCCGAGAAGCTGGCCCGGTCGCTGCCCGGCCGTCTGGTCGGCGTCTCCCGGGACGCGGCCGGCGCCCCGGCGTACCGGCTCGCGCTGCAGACCCGCGAGCAGCACATCCGGCGGGAGAAGGCGACCAGCAACATCTGTACGGCGCAGGTCCTGCTCGCGGTGATGGCCGGGGCGTACGCCGTCTGGCACGGCCCGGACGGGCTCCGCCAGATCGCGCTGCGCACCCACCGGATGGCGGCGGTGCTCGCGGCCGGGCTGCGCCGCCTCCCCGGCGCCACCGTGGTCACCGAGACGTTCTTCGACACGGTCCGGGTCTCGGTGCCGGGGCGCGCCGACGACATCCTGGCGACCGCCGCCGCGGCCGGGGTGAACCTGCTGCGCGTCGACGCCGACACGATCGGCGTCTCCTGCGACGAGACCACGACGGTCGAGCACCTGCGGGCGGTCTGGACCGCGGTCGGCTCCGACGACCCCGAGCTCGACGTCGCGGGGCTCGACGTGTCGACGCTGGACGTCGAGACCGGGGACGCGATCCCGGACTCGCTGTTGCGCACCAGCGCCTACCTGGAGCACCCGGTCTTCGCCGAGCACCGGTCCGAGACCGCGATGCTGCGTTACCTCCGCCGGCTCTCCGACCGGGATTACGCGCTCGACCGCGGCATGATTCCGCTCGGCTCCTGCACGATGAAACTCAACGCGACGACCGAGATGGAGCCGGTCAGCTGGCCGGAGTTCGCGAACATCCACCCGTTCGCGCCGGCCGAGCAGACCGCCGGGTACGGCGCGATGATCGGCGACCTGGAGCGGTGGCTGGCCGAGGTCACCGGGTACGACGCGGTGAGCCTGCAGCCGAACGCCGGTTCGCAGGGTGAGTTCGCCGGTCTGCTCGCGATCCGGTCGTACCACCGCGACCGCGGCGAGGCGCACCGGGACGTCTGCCTGATCCCGTCGTCCGCGCACGGCACCAACGCGGCCAGCGCGGTGATGGCGGGGCTGCGGGTCGCGGTCGTCGGCTGCGACAGCGCCGGCAACGTCGACCTGGACGACTTGCGGGCCAAGATCGAGCAGCACCGGGACGACCTCGCGGCGCTGATGGTGACCTACCCCTCGACGCACGGCGTCTACGAGGAGACGATCACCGAGGTCTGCGCGGCCGTGCACGACGCCGGCGGCCAGGTGTACGTGGACGGCGCGAACCTCAACGCGCTGCTCGGGTTCGCCAAGCCGGGCAAGTTCGGCGCCGACGTCAGCCACCTGAACCTCCACAAGACGTTCTGCATCCCGCACGGCGGCGGTGGTCCGGGCATCGGTCCGGTCGCGGTGCGGTCGCACCTCGCGCCGTACCTGCCCAACCACCCGCTGCGGCCCGACGCGGGGCCGGAGACCGGGCCCGGGCCGGTGTCGGCCGCGCCGTGGGGATCGGCGGGCATCCTGCCGGTGCCGTGGGTGTACCTGCGGCTGATGGGGGCGGAAGGGCTGGTCGCGGCGACCGGTGCGGCGGTGCTCGCCGCCAACTACGTCGCGGCGCGCCTGCGGCCGCACTTCCCGGTGCTGTACGCCGGGGGTACCGAAGGTTCGGCGGGCCTGGTGGCCCACGAGTGCATCCTCGACCTGCGTCCGCTGACCAAGAGCACCGGCGTGACCGTGGACGACGTCGCGAAGCGGCTGATCGACTACGGGTTCCACGCGCCGACGATGTCATTCCCGGTGGCCGGGACGCTGATGGTGGAGCCGACCGAGTCCGAGGACCTGGCCGAGCTCGACCGGTTCTGCGACGCGATGATCGCGATCCGGGCAGAGATCGACGCGGTGGCCGCGGGGACGTGGCCCAAGGACGACAACCCGCTGGCGAACGCCCCGCACACCGCAGCGATGGTGACGGGGGAGTGGGAGCACCCGTACGACCGGGCGCTCGGCGCCTACCCGGCGGGCCGGACGGCCGACAAGTACTGGCCGCCGGTGCGGCGCATCGACGGCGCGTTCGGTGACCGGAACCTGGTGTGCTCGTGCCCGTCCCCGGAGGCGTTCGCGATCTCCTGA